Within Cellulophaga sp. L1A9, the genomic segment GGTACTGCCATTGCTCCATCATTAACTGAAATTGCTAAAAATTTAAATTTTTCATATAGCCCTGGATGGTTAATTACATTGCCTTCCCTGGGAGTGGTAGTTTTTGCATCCTCAGTAGGTAAATTAATAGACAGGATAGGCGCCTTCAAACTACTGTGTTTGGGCTTAGTTCCCTATGCTATTTTCGGTTTTTTAGGCGGGTATATTACCAATACTTACTTATTAATTTTAGATCGATTTTTATTAGGTCCTGCAGCGGTTGCTATACAAGTTGCTTTAATTACATATATCGCAGATTATTTTAAAGGTAAAGAGCGAATGAAATTAATTGCATGGCAAGGGATGTCTATAGAATTAGGTGGTGTTGTTTTCTTATCTCTCGGTGGTGTTTTAGGGGATTGGAATTGGCGTTATCCTTTTGCTATTTATTTGGTTGCCTTTGTATGCTTGGTCTTGGTGTTTATATTTTTACCGAAGGATGATAAAAGTAAAATAGATAATAATCAGAAGGCAGATTTAAATATAACCGAAACACCTAAACAGAAGAAAGAAGTTAAACTAATTGTTTGGGGATCGTTGTTAGCTATGGCATTATTCTTTGTTAGTTTTGTTCGTTTACCTCAGTATTTACCCACAGTGTTTGATTTTTCTGATAGTCAAGTGGGTTATTTTATGGCCTCAATTTCTTTAATAGCGGTTTTGTCTGCGAGCCAAATGCCAAGAGTTACCGATAAACTAAATTCATACAATACTGTTATCAGTGGATTTGCATTTTTTGTGTTGGGTTATGTGTGTTTTGCTTTGGCGTCTTCAATGTTTCTTTTAATTGCAGGTATTTTGTGTATAGGTGTTGGTTTTGGTTTTACCATCCCTTTGCTTAATCACATGATTGTAGAGGCAAGCACAACTAAAACACAAGGAAAGAATTTAGGACTTTCCTCTATGGGTATTTTTGCTGGCCAGTTTTTGTCTACGTTTATCGAATTTGTTTCTGATGATACCCGACTTATTTTTGGAGTAGCCTCTGGTTTAGCCTTAGTAATAGCATTATTTTTCTTTTTCGCTTTTAAAAAAGTAAGGCTCATGTGATGTTTTGTAAATTGTTTTATATCTTTTCAACGATGAAAAATTGGAAAGATAAAATCCATATGAATACTACTTTTAAAAGTAAACCCCTCTTTGTTTCTGATAATGCCTTTGGTCTTTTTTTTGAAATGGATAAAGATAGATGTGTCTATTTTAAACCATTAAATGAATCTTTTTCATCTTCACTACACGAAAATAGTAAGGGTACTTTACTATATTTTGAGAGGGAATTTATTGAAGAGGATGACGAAGAATATGCTTTAGATATTTTAAGTTTATTTAAACGTTCATCAGAAGGTGTTTTCCAGATTGCTGCAAAAGAATTTCCAGGAATTAGAACGGTATTAGGGTTAATAGAGGAGGAATATAATACACAGGAGAATGCGTATCTAATTCTTAAATCACTATTGAAAGTTTTGCTATTAAAGTTAATCAGGCAACTACATAATGGCTACTTAAAGCAAGATGTGCATCAAAAACGGGTACTTCTTTTTTTACAGTTAATGGAACGTCACTATTTGCAAGAAACGTCAGGGGGGTATTATGCGCAGCAAATGGGAATTAGTGAGAAAAGGCTGAATCAAATATTGAAAGATAAATTAGAATTGACCGCGAAACAAGTGATTCAACAGCGTCAAGTAACAGAAATAAAAAGGATGATAAAGCAAAACGCGATCACCTTAAAAGAAATGGCATTTTATTTCGGATTTGAATCTTTAAGTAGTTTTTCACGCTTCTTTAAACGTCATACCTTAAAAAGTCCCTCCCAATTTAAAGCAGAATTCGAGTCTTAGCATAGGAGTTTATTTTAAAATTCTGTTAAGCAAAGCAAGAATACATCCCTTTAGGGCTAACTTTGATAAAGAAAAAAAAAGCTATGATATTTGATGTGATACGAAAGAGAAGATCGGTTTTTCCGGTTCAATATAATGACACACCTATTGCTAAGGAGGATATTTTAAAAGTATTAGAAGCGGCTAATTGGGCACCTAGTCATCGAAAAACAGAACCATGGCGATTTAAGGTGATGCAGGGGGAGACACTAGAGAAATTAGGCTTGTTCCTTTCTTTAAAATATTTGGAGACAGATCCGAGTCCGAAAGAATTTAAAGCAAAGAAAATTATAGAAAACCCTAAAAAAGCTTCTGCTATAATAGTCATTTGTATGCAACGCGACCCTATGAAAAGTGTTCCGGAATGGGAAGAGGTAGCTGCGGTAGCTATGGCTGTTCAAAACATGTGGTTGGCATGTACGGAATTGGGTATTGGAGCCTATTGGAGTTCTCCAGCCTTAGTAAAGCATATGGGAGATTTTTTTGAAATGAACCATGAAGAAGCATGTTTAGGCTTTTTCTATATGGGGAATTATGATCAAGAAATACCAGATTCTGCTAGGGGTCCTATCGAAGATAAAACTGTTTGGTTGTAGTACTATTTAAAGTAAGGAAAAAGTGCTTCTTTGTATTCCCAAGCCTTAGCTATAAAGAGTCCTATAAATACAATAGACACCATAAATTTTAAAAAGGTTCCTGTAATAAATCCTAAAAAAGATCCAAAAGCCGCTTTAAGAGCGGTTTTTTTGTCGGCTTTATTTAATAGCTCTCCTATAAAAGCACCCACAAAAGGCCAAATTATAATTCCGAATACACCCAATACAGGAAATAGTAATGCGACAAGAAGTCCTAAAGTGGTACCAATCATCCCCGCTTTACTACCGCCAAATTTCTTTGTTCCCATAGCCGGGATAATATAATCTAAAGCAAAAACAAATAGTGCAATAGCCAGAGTGATGCCTAAAAACCACCAGTCTTGCGGAATAGCGCTTGTTAAAAATAGGAGTAGAAGCCCTAACCAACTTATAGGTGGGCCAGGTAGCACGGGTAAAAAGCTTCCGATGATACCTGCAAGCATAAAAATGAAACCAAAGAGTAGTAACGCAATATCCATTTAAGGGTGTTTGTTTAGTGAGACGAAAATTACGATGCTTTGTTACATCAACATAATTTTTTTTAAGTTTTTCAACTAATTTATTAGTTTGAACTAATTATTTAGTTATATTTGAACTAATAAGTTAGTTGAAAGCTATTTTTAGTTCGATAGTAGGATACTAATTTAAGTGTTTAACCAGTGTTAATAGATACTGAAACAAGTTCAAGATACATGAAACAATTGACAAAGGCAGAAGAAGAGGTAATGCAGGTATTGTGGCAATTAGAAAAGTGCAATGTTGCGGCTATTATTGAAGAGTTGCCAGAACCAAAACCTGCTTACAATACAGTATCTACTATTGTACGCATCTTAGAGAGTAAAGGTTTTGTAAATCATGAACAAGAGGGGAAAGGCTATTTATATTTTCCATTATTAAAGAAAGCAGACTACAGCAATCAATCTATCAACAAGCTAGTAGATGGTTATTTTCAAGGGTCTTTTAAGAGTATGGTGTCGTTTTTCATGAAAAAGAATGATATGAATTTATCCGAACTAGAATCGATATTAAAAGAAATTAAAAAGGAGGAAAAATGATACAATATATTTTAGAAAGCATCGCTTTTCAGCTTTTGTTTTTAATCGTTTATGATCTTTTTCTAAAAAAGGAAACCTTTTTTCAATGGAACAGAGTGTACCTTATTGGCACATATGTTTTGTCGCTAGTTTTGCCTTGGGTAAAAATTGAAGCCTTAAAGACGAAAGTATCAGAAACTACTTTTAGCTATCCAGAGTTTTTATGGAATAGAAATGATCTTGAGGTCTCTGGGGTTTCGGGAACTAATGATTTAGTAAGTTGGTTTACAATAGTATTAATCGCGGGGATGGTCCTCGCAGCATTCATCTTTGTATTTAAATTATATCAGTTAAAACAATTAAAGGATAAGGGCACCATTCAATATTTAAATGATTTTACACAAATCGTCATCAGAAACAGTGAAATTGCATTTTCTTTTTTTAAATCTGTTTTTCTAGGAGATAAAGTATTGGATAAGGACTATGAGAGCATTGTAGCGCATGAATTGGTTCATATTCGTCAAGGGCATTCTTATGACTTGGTCTTTTTTGAACTGCTTCGCATTATCAATTGGTTTAACCCTTTAGTATATGTATACCAAAATAGAATATCAGAATTACATGAGTTTATAGCGGATGCTCAGGTCTCTAAAACCCACAAAAAAGAACAATACCAACTGTTGTTGTCTCAAGTTTTTCAAACAGAAAATATTTCATTTATCAATCCATTTTTTAAATCATCATTAATCAAAAAACGAATCGTTATGTTACAAAAATCAAAATCAAAGCGCGTATTTCAGTTAAAGTATGTAGTACTAGTCCCTTTAATTTTAGGAATGCTTTTTTATACCTCCTGCGAAAGTGAGGTAAAGACAGATGAGGTAGAAAGCTCTTCTTTAAAGATGTCTTCTGTTGATGAGTTTCTCTTGGAAGTAGGGGACTTGGATAATTTATCTGAAGAGGAAGAAAAAGAACGAACTGAGTTTTTAAATAAAGCAGAAAACAGCAAACAGGTAGCAACTTTTATTGTAAAAGATACAAAAGGGAAAGAAATTATGATAAAGACAAATACGGAAGGTATTGAGTCTGTAAATGTTATCAAAGGAGATTCTGCGATTTCTAAAGAAGAGATTGATTATGATAACGCTACAGATGTGCCATTTATGGTTGTAGATGAGGTCCCAATTTTTCCTGGTTGTGAAGATGCTGAAAACCAAAGAGCTTGTTTTAAAGAAAAAATGTTTCAACATATAAATAAGAATTTTAGATACCCAGAAGAAGCTCAGGAACAAGATATTCAAGGTAAAGTAAACCTTATGTTTATAATTGATGAAACTGGAAATATTGCGGGTTTAAGAATGCGTGGTCCAGATAAAATCTTAGAAGACGAGGCCGAACGTATCATTTCTTTATTGCCAAAAATGACACCTGGTAAGCAAGGCGGGAAAGTAGTTCGTGTACCATTTTCTATTCCTATTTCCTTTAAGTTGCAGTAAAATTAGCACTTAAGTTAGAAGACAACATCAAGGCCAAAGTATTTTCTTTGGCTTTTTTGTTGCTCAAAAAAACAAACAATGATGAGCTCCAAAAAAGGAAATCCGCTTTACAGTCAATTAAATAACTCAAAATATCGTAATTTTCCACAAACTTTATAGCGCACATGCGTATAGTATTAATTTTATGTATATTTTTTCTAGTTGTTTCTTGTGATCTCTTCACATCAAAAGAAGAGAAAACACAGCAATTGGTGACACGCGAGTTGCAAGAAATTAACTTCAATGAAGTGGATCAATTTCCACTTTTTGAAAATTGCGATGAGACGGATTCTAAAGAAGAAAATATAGAATGTTTTAAAGAAACATTACTAAGGCATTTTTCTACTTCTTTAGAAGGTTTTGAGTTTGTACTCAAAGAAGAAGTTTTAGATACGCTGTATGTCGATTTTTTAATGGATAAAATGGGGACTGTTTCTGTTTTAGATATTGAACATAATGCCATCGTTGAAGAGCAAATACCAGAGTTTGATGCAGTCATCACACGGTGCTTACTTACCTTGCCACAAGCGTCACCTGCTTTAAAAAGAGGAATTCCAATACGTGCAAAATTTAGAATCCCGATTGTACTTAATACCAAATAAATTAACTCTTGGCTAACGAAAAAATTATTTTAGGGATAGATCCCGGTACTACTATAATGGGTTTTGGACTCATAAAAGTGGTGAATAAAAAGATGGAATTTTTGCAAATGAACGAGTTGTTATTGCAAAAATACACTGATCCCTACGTAAAACTTAAGCTTATTTTTGAGCGTACCATTGAGCTGATTGATACCTACCATCCAGATGAAATAGCTATAGAAGCCCCTTTCTTTGGTAAAAATGTACAGTCTATGTTAAAGCTAGGTCGTGCTCAAGGTGTGGCTATGGCAGCAGGATTATCTCGTGAGGTCCCTATTACAGAATACCTTCCTAAGAAAATTAAAATGGCAATCACAGGTAACGGTAATGCCAGTAAAGAGCAAGTTGCCAAAATGTTACAGAGTGTATTAGGGCTTAAAACACTTCCTAAAAACTTAGATAGTACTGATGGTTTGGCTGCTGCAGTTTGCCATTTCTATAATGAAGGCAGAATAGAAGTGGGTAAAAGTTACACGGGTTGGGATGCTTTTGTAAAGCAAAATGAAAAAAGAGTAAAAAAGTAAATAGTCATAATCTTCTTTTTAAAGAAGCTTGTTCTCAATTTTGAAGCCCAAAAGAATTAAACGTTAACTACTACTAATTACTGAAGACTAACAAATGTCCGGAATCTATATTCACATTCCCTTTTGCAAACAAGCCTGCCATTACTGCGATTTTCATTTTTCGACCAGTATGGGAAAAAAGGATGCTATGTTAACTGCGATAAAGCGAGAACTAGTACTCCGAAAAGGCGAGTTTAAAAATGACGTAGTAGCTACTATTTATTTTGGCGGAGGAACGCCATCTGTATTAACCACAGAAGAAATTCAGGGAATTATTGCGACAGTTTATACGCATTATGATGTAGTAGACCATCCTGAGGTAACTTTAGAGGCTAACCCAGATGATCTTACAGAAGATAAAATTATAGCACTTTCTAAAAGTCCGATTAATCGTTTAAGTATAGGAATTCAATCGTTTTTTGAAGAAGATTTAAAAATGATGAACCGTGCACATAATGCTGAAGAAGCAAAAAAATCATTAGAAATTGCGACGCAGTATTTCTCTAATATTTCTATAGATTTAATTTATGGATTACCTGGTATGAGCAACCAACGATGGGAAAAGAATATAGCACTAGCCTTGGCATTTGGTGTGCCGCATATATCTAGTTACGCACTTACCGTAGAACCAAAAACAGCATTAGCTAATTTTATAAAAAAGGGAGTGATTAAACCTGTTGATGATGAAGTTGCTTCAGCCCATTTTAATATTCTTTTGCGAGAAATGGAAGCCAATGGCCTTGATGCCTATGAAACATCAAATTTTGGAAAACCTGGTTTTTATTCAGAGAATAATTCGGCCTATTGGTTGGGTAAAAAATATATCGGTGTTGGTCCATCGGCACATTCTTATGACGGAATCCGTAGAGGATGGAATATCAATAATAATGTAAAATATATAAAGTCGTTGGCAATCGATGAACTTCCTATGGAGGTTGAGGTGCTTTCTAAATCTGACCGTTATAATGAATATATTATGACAGGTTTGCGTACGATCTGGGGCGTTTCATTAACTAAAATACATTCAGATTTTGGTGCGAATTTTCACAAATATCTTTTGCAACAAGCAGAAAAGCACATAAAACAAGACCTATTGGTTCTTGAAAATGATACGATACTAACAACAAAAAAGGGAAAATTTTTAGCGGATGGAATTGCCTCTGACCTTTTTATGATTAACTTGTCAGAGTAAACACGACCATTTTTGAAAGCTATAATTACACATAAAAAAGAATCTTATTCCATAGATTTTTCTAAACCTTTAGATATCTCAATTCCACTTCGGGGAGAAATTACCAATGTAAATGCATGGTATACTCAGCCACCAAAAATAACACCACATACGGAGGGCGAGTTTGTGGGGAAAGTAACAGAAGGTGCATCGACCAATTTTAATGATATTTGGTTTAATCCGCATGCCCATGGAACACATACAGAATGTGTTGGGCATATTACAGCGGAGTTTCATTCCGTAAATAAAAATTTAAAGGAGTATTTTTTTTTAGCCTCAGTCATAACCATAGCACCAGAAAAAAAAGATGGAGATTTTGTAATCTCTAAAAAGCAATTGCAATATGCCTTAAAGAACTTTGTGGGAGATGCTTTAGTCATTAGAACATTGCCTAATTTGAAAGAAAAAATGAGTCGCCAATATTCTAATTCTAATCCACCTTATTTGCTAGAAGAAGCAGTTAATTATCTTGTAGAATTAGGGATTGATCATTTGTTAGTAGATTTGCCATCTATTGATAAAGAAAAAGACGGCGGAGCGCTATTAGGGCACAATGCTTTTTGGAATACGAGTGGTCTTGTGCGCAAGCATGCAACGATAACAGAATTTGTTTTTGTTGCTAATACCATAAAAGATGGATTGTATTTTCTGAATTTACAAGTAGCGCCTTTTGAGAATGATGCGAGCCCAAGTAGACCAGTGTTGTTTAAAATAATTCAGTAATGAAGAACACCATAAAAGTTGAAGAATTAGCAATGTTCGTTTTGGGCATTTATCTCTTTGGCTTGCTTAATTATGAATGGTGGTGGTTTTTAATATTAATTTTAATTCCGGATATTGGTATGCTAGGCTATTTGTTTGGTGCTAAAATAGGAGCACTATCTTATAATATTTCTCATCATAAAGGAATAGCCATTGCAATATATTTATTAGGTATCTATCTTGCCATATCTTTGTGGCAATTAGTGGGTGTGATATTGTTTTCTCACGCAGCTATGGATCGTGTTTTTGGTTATGGTTTAAAATATGAAAAAGGATTTAAATACACTCATTTGGGTGAAATAGGAAAAACAGATGGATAATATTTTTGATACTATATTAGGGCTTATTTTGGGTGCTATTGTAACCTATTGGTTGTTTAGTTTATTCCGAAAAAAGAAAAGTAAAGAGCTTACCGAAGTTCAGTCACACGTGTTATTAGAAAAAATTAAAAGTGTTTGCAAGCTGGTTACGGTAGAAGGAGATTTTGCGGAAATTTACAGGTATGAGAATACAAAAGAACGTTTTTTAAGCTTAGTTTCTAGTAAGAAAAAAGCATTAATTGTAATTAACGCGAAAGCCCAAATTGGGTATGATTTAAAGAAGTTGATTTTGAATGCGGATAATGAACGTAAAATAATACTGCTTAAGAGTTTTCCAGAACCTGAAATACTTTCTATAGAACCAGAATTAGATTTTTACGATATTAAAAACGGTATGTTCAACGCGTTTACTCCAGATGATTTAACCGTTTTAAACCAAGAGGCAAAGCAACACATTCGCGATAAAATTCCTGAAAGCGGATTAATGGATACGGCACGAAGTGAAGCTTTAGAGGCCATTTTGTTAATTGAAACCATTGTGGAAACTATTGGGTGGAAATTAGATTATACTTCTTTAAAGATTGATGCCAAGGAACAATTATCCGAACGAAAAAGTAAATTAACTAGATTTTTAGAATCATGAAATTAAGAAACCTCTTTGCGATTAGCTTATTTTTAGTATTTTCATTTAATACATACGGACAAACAGAAAAATCAATGAATACATTCGATCCCAACTATGCACATACCGTTTTCTTCTGGTTACATCATCCAGATAGTAAAGAAGACTGTAAGGCTTTTGAAACGTCATTACGTAAGTTTCTAGACCATTCAGCATATGCTAAAACAAAATTCATAGGGAAGCCACCAAGAGCAAGTAGAGAGGTTGTCGATGGTTCTTTTACGTATTCTTTAGTGGTGACATTTGAATCGGCAGAAGCACAAGCGGCATATCAAAAAGAAGCACCTCATTTATTATTTATAGAAGAGTCTAGTAAATTGTGGGATAAAGTGATTGTCTATGATTCTAAAGATGCAAGTTTATAGAAATAGGTATCTAGTGAGACTAGGCTTTTAGGGATATATTATAAATGTTGCCAGTAATTTAAATTAAACCTTATAATCTTATTTGATAGATTCATTGTATATTTATTAGTTGGGATTGTAAATAACTGATAATCAGATTGTTTTTATTTGATTCTTATTTGATAAATGACAGAAATTGAACTAAAATCGCTTGTTAAAGAACTAGTAAGTTATTCTCAAGAAACTGAATGGCTTGAATTTAAACTGAACTTTCATTCCACCGAAGAAATAGGCGAAAGAATATCAGCTTTAGCGAATGGAGCTTGCCTAAGTAAAAAGCAATGTGGATTTCTTATTTTTGGAGTCGAGGACAGGACACATAATATTAAAGGGACTTCTTTTAAAGTTAAATCTGCTACTAAAGGAAAAGAAGAATTAGAGAACTGGTTAATTCAAAGACTAGACCCTAAAATTGATTTTAAAACTTATGAATTTGAATATTCAAAAGGTATAAATATCAGCATGTATGTAATTCCTGCAGCAGCAAATAGGCCTGTCAAATTTATAAATCAAGCATATATTAGAATAGGTAGTTACACAAGATTACTCAAAGAGTTTCCTGAAAAAGAAGCCAAAATTTGGAATCGAAAAGATAATATCAAATTTGAACTTCAATTAGCTAAAGTTAATATTGATGCTGATTCTGTTGTTTCTCTTTTAGATACTCAAGCTTATTTTGATTTATTAAAACTACCTTATCCTTCAAATAGACAAGGTGTTATTGATAAGTTTATTTCAGAAAATTTAATTATTCAAAAAACGCCTAATTTTTCCATTACAAATTTAGGTGCAATACTATTTGCTAAAAATCTAGAAGATTTTCCCGATTTAAAAAGAAAAGCAATTAGAGTTATTGTTTATAAACATAATAATAAAATTCAAACTATTAGAGAGCAAATAGGAGGGAAAGGCTATGTTTCGGGATACCAAGGATTAATAGACTGGGTAAATAGTCAATTACCAGCTAATGAAGAAATAGGAAAAGCATTTAGAGATGATAAAAGAATGTACCCAGAAATTGCAGTCCGTGAATTATTGGCAAATGCTATAATTCATCAAGATTTCGAAGAAAAAGGCTTTCCAATGGTTGAAATATTTTCTGATAGAATTGAAATTACTAATCCAGGAATACCTCTTATCACACCTGAACGCTTTATTGACGAATATCAGTCTAGAAATGACGTGCTTGCAGATTTAATGAGGAGGTTAGGTATTTGTGAAGAAAAAGGAAGCGGAATTGATAAAGTAATTTTTTATAATGAAATGTATCAATTACCAGCACCGGATATTTTAATTCAAGAAAAACATACTAAAGTTATAATGTACTCATACAAGACTTTAAATCAAATGGATAAAAAAGACAAAATAAGAGCTTGTTATCAACACTGTTGTTTAAAATATGTATCTAATGATAAAATGACTAATCAGTCTTTAAGAGATAGGTTTATGATAGAAAGCAAGAACGCAGCAATTGCATCAAGAATAATTAAAGAAGCCTTAAAAGCAAACGTTATAAAAGAAGATGATCCCGAAAGTAACTCAAGGAAGTATAAAAAATACATACCTTTTTGGGCATAATTCTTATTTGATGGTTATTTGATAGTTGTGGAATAGAAATTTCCAACTAGCTGATAAACAGTTGTATTTTATTTGACGACATAATTAATCATAATCAAAGCGCTATACAAATGAATATTGAGGTATTTAGGGAATATTGTATTGCTAAAAAAGGGGTTACAGAAGAATTTCCTTTTGATGAAGATACTTTAGTTTTCAAAGTCATGGGTAAGATGTTTGCCTTGACATCATTAAAACGTCAACCCACCCAAGTAAATTTAAAATGTAACCCAGATAGATCCCTTACACTTCGAGAGGAGCATGATGGGGTGATCATTCCTGGATATCATATGAGTAAAGTACATTGGAATACATTGTATTTAGAACATATTCCACCAGAATTATTGAAAGAACTTATAGATCATTCTTATGATTTAGTTGTTTCTAAACTTACCAAAAAAACGAAAGAAACGTTAAATTCTCTTTAATAAAATACTTTCTGAGAAAGCGTTTGTCTACAGATATTAGCTGTTCGTCTACACTTCATAAGATAATGGTCGGTTTTCTAAAATTTTAGAGGTAGTGCTTCAATACCTTTACACCAGTAATGAAGCAAAACACTAAAAATATATAAGAAATTCCAAATCTTACTTGTAGCTAGTTCCCCCCGAGCACTATAGGTGATTAGACCAGCGAAAGCTGGTCTTTTTTATTTTTTAATATAGCCTATCTTTGTGCTTCATTTTATAATTTTTCAATGCAGGTTTTAAAGTCATTTTATTCTGATAAGATTACAGGGTTAAACAAACAACTGTCGGGTATCAAAGCACAATTATTGCGATCAAGTATGGTGAGGTTAGTGGTGTTTCTTCTAATGATTGTGGGTATAGTTCTTTTTTATGACAATCCACAAGTAGTAATAGGGGT encodes:
- a CDS encoding BlaI/MecI/CopY family transcriptional regulator; amino-acid sequence: MKQLTKAEEEVMQVLWQLEKCNVAAIIEELPEPKPAYNTVSTIVRILESKGFVNHEQEGKGYLYFPLLKKADYSNQSINKLVDGYFQGSFKSMVSFFMKKNDMNLSELESILKEIKKEEK
- a CDS encoding MFS transporter, encoding MNKINNFGIVVILFTSTLTIMVGTAIAPSLTEIAKNLNFSYSPGWLITLPSLGVVVFASSVGKLIDRIGAFKLLCLGLVPYAIFGFLGGYITNTYLLILDRFLLGPAAVAIQVALITYIADYFKGKERMKLIAWQGMSIELGGVVFLSLGGVLGDWNWRYPFAIYLVAFVCLVLVFIFLPKDDKSKIDNNQKADLNITETPKQKKEVKLIVWGSLLAMALFFVSFVRLPQYLPTVFDFSDSQVGYFMASISLIAVLSASQMPRVTDKLNSYNTVISGFAFFVLGYVCFALASSMFLLIAGILCIGVGFGFTIPLLNHMIVEASTTKTQGKNLGLSSMGIFAGQFLSTFIEFVSDDTRLIFGVASGLALVIALFFFFAFKKVRLM
- a CDS encoding M56 family metallopeptidase, producing the protein MIQYILESIAFQLLFLIVYDLFLKKETFFQWNRVYLIGTYVLSLVLPWVKIEALKTKVSETTFSYPEFLWNRNDLEVSGVSGTNDLVSWFTIVLIAGMVLAAFIFVFKLYQLKQLKDKGTIQYLNDFTQIVIRNSEIAFSFFKSVFLGDKVLDKDYESIVAHELVHIRQGHSYDLVFFELLRIINWFNPLVYVYQNRISELHEFIADAQVSKTHKKEQYQLLLSQVFQTENISFINPFFKSSLIKKRIVMLQKSKSKRVFQLKYVVLVPLILGMLFYTSCESEVKTDEVESSSLKMSSVDEFLLEVGDLDNLSEEEEKERTEFLNKAENSKQVATFIVKDTKGKEIMIKTNTEGIESVNVIKGDSAISKEEIDYDNATDVPFMVVDEVPIFPGCEDAENQRACFKEKMFQHINKNFRYPEEAQEQDIQGKVNLMFIIDETGNIAGLRMRGPDKILEDEAERIISLLPKMTPGKQGGKVVRVPFSIPISFKLQ
- a CDS encoding DUF456 domain-containing protein is translated as MDIALLLFGFIFMLAGIIGSFLPVLPGPPISWLGLLLLFLTSAIPQDWWFLGITLAIALFVFALDYIIPAMGTKKFGGSKAGMIGTTLGLLVALLFPVLGVFGIIIWPFVGAFIGELLNKADKKTALKAAFGSFLGFITGTFLKFMVSIVFIGLFIAKAWEYKEALFPYFK
- a CDS encoding cyclase family protein is translated as MKAIITHKKESYSIDFSKPLDISIPLRGEITNVNAWYTQPPKITPHTEGEFVGKVTEGASTNFNDIWFNPHAHGTHTECVGHITAEFHSVNKNLKEYFFLASVITIAPEKKDGDFVISKKQLQYALKNFVGDALVIRTLPNLKEKMSRQYSNSNPPYLLEEAVNYLVELGIDHLLVDLPSIDKEKDGGALLGHNAFWNTSGLVRKHATITEFVFVANTIKDGLYFLNLQVAPFENDASPSRPVLFKIIQ
- a CDS encoding DUF4230 domain-containing protein, giving the protein MDNIFDTILGLILGAIVTYWLFSLFRKKKSKELTEVQSHVLLEKIKSVCKLVTVEGDFAEIYRYENTKERFLSLVSSKKKALIVINAKAQIGYDLKKLILNADNERKIILLKSFPEPEILSIEPELDFYDIKNGMFNAFTPDDLTVLNQEAKQHIRDKIPESGLMDTARSEALEAILLIETIVETIGWKLDYTSLKIDAKEQLSERKSKLTRFLES
- a CDS encoding AraC family transcriptional regulator, translating into MKNWKDKIHMNTTFKSKPLFVSDNAFGLFFEMDKDRCVYFKPLNESFSSSLHENSKGTLLYFEREFIEEDDEEYALDILSLFKRSSEGVFQIAAKEFPGIRTVLGLIEEEYNTQENAYLILKSLLKVLLLKLIRQLHNGYLKQDVHQKRVLLFLQLMERHYLQETSGGYYAQQMGISEKRLNQILKDKLELTAKQVIQQRQVTEIKRMIKQNAITLKEMAFYFGFESLSSFSRFFKRHTLKSPSQFKAEFES
- the hemW gene encoding radical SAM family heme chaperone HemW, coding for MSGIYIHIPFCKQACHYCDFHFSTSMGKKDAMLTAIKRELVLRKGEFKNDVVATIYFGGGTPSVLTTEEIQGIIATVYTHYDVVDHPEVTLEANPDDLTEDKIIALSKSPINRLSIGIQSFFEEDLKMMNRAHNAEEAKKSLEIATQYFSNISIDLIYGLPGMSNQRWEKNIALALAFGVPHISSYALTVEPKTALANFIKKGVIKPVDDEVASAHFNILLREMEANGLDAYETSNFGKPGFYSENNSAYWLGKKYIGVGPSAHSYDGIRRGWNINNNVKYIKSLAIDELPMEVEVLSKSDRYNEYIMTGLRTIWGVSLTKIHSDFGANFHKYLLQQAEKHIKQDLLVLENDTILTTKKGKFLADGIASDLFMINLSE
- a CDS encoding DUF4260 domain-containing protein; amino-acid sequence: MKNTIKVEELAMFVLGIYLFGLLNYEWWWFLILILIPDIGMLGYLFGAKIGALSYNISHHKGIAIAIYLLGIYLAISLWQLVGVILFSHAAMDRVFGYGLKYEKGFKYTHLGEIGKTDG
- a CDS encoding nitroreductase, coding for MIFDVIRKRRSVFPVQYNDTPIAKEDILKVLEAANWAPSHRKTEPWRFKVMQGETLEKLGLFLSLKYLETDPSPKEFKAKKIIENPKKASAIIVICMQRDPMKSVPEWEEVAAVAMAVQNMWLACTELGIGAYWSSPALVKHMGDFFEMNHEEACLGFFYMGNYDQEIPDSARGPIEDKTVWL
- a CDS encoding Dabb family protein, which encodes MKLRNLFAISLFLVFSFNTYGQTEKSMNTFDPNYAHTVFFWLHHPDSKEDCKAFETSLRKFLDHSAYAKTKFIGKPPRASREVVDGSFTYSLVVTFESAEAQAAYQKEAPHLLFIEESSKLWDKVIVYDSKDASL
- the ruvC gene encoding crossover junction endodeoxyribonuclease RuvC; this translates as MANEKIILGIDPGTTIMGFGLIKVVNKKMEFLQMNELLLQKYTDPYVKLKLIFERTIELIDTYHPDEIAIEAPFFGKNVQSMLKLGRAQGVAMAAGLSREVPITEYLPKKIKMAITGNGNASKEQVAKMLQSVLGLKTLPKNLDSTDGLAAAVCHFYNEGRIEVGKSYTGWDAFVKQNEKRVKK